TAGTACTCGTACACCCAGCCGACGATCGCGACGACGAAGACCGCCACACCGATCGGCAGCAGGAAGTGTCCGACGGCGAGGCCGAGCAGGAAGATCATCGCAGAGCCCGCGAGGACCAGCGGCCACCACGACCACGGGCTGAACTCGCCGAGCTCCGGGTCACCGTCATCGATGTCGGCCGTGAGGACGTCCTCGGGCAGCTCGCCGCCCTGCGCCTTGTAGGTCTTACGCAGGTAAACCGCGATCATGGCGCCCATGAAGGCGACGAACAGCAGCGCCACGGTGCCGACCCACTCCACCTGACGGTGGTTCGGGTCGAGGAGGCTCCAGACGGTGTAGATCACCGACGTCACGAGGAAGAAGGCGGTGATGATCCACCAGACGACGATATTGCTGCGCATGGGTTACTTCGCCTCTCCAGCTGCGGCGCCGACCGGCGCGTCCACGGGACGCTCAGCGGCCTCGGGGTGGTTCAGGTCGAACGCGGGACGCTCGCTGCGGATCCGCGGGATCGACGTGAAGTTGTGACGCGGCGGCGGGCAGGAGGTCGCCCACTCCAGCGAAGCGCCGTAGCCCCACGGGTCGTCGACGGTGACCTTCGGTGCCTTGCGCGCGGTGATCCAGACGTTTAGGAAGAACGGCAGCATCGAGGCGCCGAGCAGGATCGCACCCACGGTCGAGACCTGGTTGCCCCACTCCCAGTTGTCGTAGGTGGCGTAGTCCGCGTAGCGACGAGGCATGCCGTCGACACCCAGCCAGTGCTGGACGAGGAAGGTCATGTGGAAGCCGATGAACAGCATCCAGAAGTGGATGTAGCCGAGACGCTCGTTCAGCATGCGTCCGGTCCACTTCGGCCACCAGAAGTAGAAGCCGGCGAACATCGCGAACACGACCGTGCCGAAGACCACGTAGTGGAAGTGCGCCACGACGAAGTACGTGTCGCTGATGTGGAAGTCCAGCGGTGGCGATGCGAGGATCACGCCGGTCAGCCCACCGAACACGAACGAGACCAGGAAGCCGAGCGAGAACACCATCGGCGTCTCGAACGTGATCGATCCTCGCCACATCGTGCCGATCCAGTTGAAGATCTTCACACCTGTCGGCACCGCGATGAGCATGGTCATCAGCGAGAAGAACGGCAGCAGCACCGAGCCGGTGACGTACATGTGGTGCGCCCACACGGCCACGGACAGCGAGGCGATGGCGATCGTCGCGTACACGAGCGTCTTGTATCCGAAGATCGGCTTGCGGCTGAACACCGGGAAGATCTCCGAGACGATGCCGAAGAACGGCAGCGCGATGATGTACACCTCAGGGTGCCCGAAGAACCAGAACAGGTGCTGCCAGAGCAGCACTCCGCCGTTGGCGACGTCATAGACGTGCGAGCCGAGGACGCGGTCGGATGCGGCGGCGAGCATGGCTGCTGCGAGCACCGGGAAGGCCATCAGGATCAGCAGGCTCGTGATCAGCGTGTTCCACGAGAAGATCGGCATGCGCCACATCGTCATGCCGGGCGCGCGCATCGTGATGATCGTGGTGATGAAGTTCACCGCACCCAGGATCGTGCCGAAGCCGGACATGCCGAGGCCGAGCATCCAGAGGTTTCCACCCGCACCGGGCGAGAATGAGGCGTTCGCCAGCGGCTGGTAGGCGAACCACCCGAACGAGGCGGCGCCCTGCGGGGTGAGGAAGCCGGCCACGGCCATGATCGACCCGAAGGTGAACAGCCAGAACGCGAAGGCGTTCAGACGCGGGAAGGCGACGTCGGGCGCACCGATCTGCAGCGGCAGGATCGCGTTGGCGAAGCCGGCGAACAGCGGCGTCGCGAACATCAGCAGCATGATCGTGCCGTGCATCGTGAACAGCTGGTTGTACTGCTCCTTGGTCGGCACGATCTGCATGCCGGGCGCGAACAGCTCCGCGCGGATCACCAGCGCCATCACGCCGCCGAGCAGGAAGAACAGCACCGACGCGATCAGGTACATGTACCCGATCGTCTTGTGGTCGGTGGAGGTCATCCACTTGACGATGATGTTGCCCTTCTGCTCCACTCGGGAGGAGGTGAGCAGCGCTGCCTGACGCGGCGGCATCGTGGTCGGGCGAGTGCCCGGCGCCGTGGTGGGATCAGCTGTGGTCGTCATGGCTTACTCCTCTTCCTCGGAGTCGGTGCTTGCACCGGTGCCGGGGAGATTGCTGAGGCGGTCGTAGGCGTCGTTGATGTCGCCCGTGTTGCCCTCCTCGCGGAGGGACTGGATGTAGTCGTCGTACTCTGCCTGCTCGACGACCTTGACGTTGAAGAGCATCATCGAGTGGTACTCGCCGCAGAGCTCGGCGCACTTACCGTCGTACTCGCCGACGCGGGTGGGCGTGAACGACCAGGTGTTGTCCTTGCCGAGGAACATGTCCTTCTTGTAGAGGAAGTCGATGATCCAGAACGAGTGGATGACATCACGCGACTGCAGGTTGATGGTGACCTTCTGGTCGACCGGCAGCACCAGCGTCGGGAGCTTCTCCCGGTCGATGTCGCCCTTCTCGTCGGCCTGGGCCTGAACGCCCATGGTCCACACGGCGTCGGAGTTGTCCTCTTCTTCGCCGTCGTACTGGAAGTCCCACGCCCACTGCTTGGCGATGGCCGTGATCTCGACATCGGGCTCGGGCCACTGCGTCTCGATCTTGGCCTGGTCGCGCGCCGTGAAGAAAAACATGCCCAGCACGAGGATCAGCGGGATCACCGTGTAGAGGATCTCGATGGGCATGTTGTAGCGCAGCTGCACCGGCAGGCCGGTCTGCCCCGCACGACGGCGGTACATGACGACGGCCCAGCCCATCAGACCCCACGTGATGAGGCCGACGATGAGCAGGATCACCCAGGACGTCACCCAGAGCCCGGCAACGCGGTCGGTCTGGTTGGTGGCCGAGGGAGCGCCCTCCACGAAGCCGGGAAGGAAGCCGTGGAGCTCAGTGGCAGAGCATCCCGCCAGAACCACAGCTGCCGCGACTCCCAACGGGAGTGCGGCCCAACGAAGACGGCGTTTCGAGGGCACGGTGCACCTTTCAGATCTCGGACAGGAGCAACCCCAAGTCTAGGGCAACCTCACACCTGATTCATGCCAACCACGCAGGTTGGCGGGT
This is a stretch of genomic DNA from Microbacterium sp. YJN-G. It encodes these proteins:
- a CDS encoding cytochrome c oxidase subunit 4, translated to MRSNIVVWWIITAFFLVTSVIYTVWSLLDPNHRQVEWVGTVALLFVAFMGAMIAVYLRKTYKAQGGELPEDVLTADIDDGDPELGEFSPWSWWPLVLAGSAMIFLLGLAVGHFLLPIGVAVFVVAIVGWVYEYYRGHFAR
- the ctaD gene encoding cytochrome c oxidase subunit I, translating into MTTTADPTTAPGTRPTTMPPRQAALLTSSRVEQKGNIIVKWMTSTDHKTIGYMYLIASVLFFLLGGVMALVIRAELFAPGMQIVPTKEQYNQLFTMHGTIMLLMFATPLFAGFANAILPLQIGAPDVAFPRLNAFAFWLFTFGSIMAVAGFLTPQGAASFGWFAYQPLANASFSPGAGGNLWMLGLGMSGFGTILGAVNFITTIITMRAPGMTMWRMPIFSWNTLITSLLILMAFPVLAAAMLAAASDRVLGSHVYDVANGGVLLWQHLFWFFGHPEVYIIALPFFGIVSEIFPVFSRKPIFGYKTLVYATIAIASLSVAVWAHHMYVTGSVLLPFFSLMTMLIAVPTGVKIFNWIGTMWRGSITFETPMVFSLGFLVSFVFGGLTGVILASPPLDFHISDTYFVVAHFHYVVFGTVVFAMFAGFYFWWPKWTGRMLNERLGYIHFWMLFIGFHMTFLVQHWLGVDGMPRRYADYATYDNWEWGNQVSTVGAILLGASMLPFFLNVWITARKAPKVTVDDPWGYGASLEWATSCPPPRHNFTSIPRIRSERPAFDLNHPEAAERPVDAPVGAAAGEAK
- the coxB gene encoding cytochrome c oxidase subunit II, which codes for MPSKRRLRWAALPLGVAAAVVLAGCSATELHGFLPGFVEGAPSATNQTDRVAGLWVTSWVILLIVGLITWGLMGWAVVMYRRRAGQTGLPVQLRYNMPIEILYTVIPLILVLGMFFFTARDQAKIETQWPEPDVEITAIAKQWAWDFQYDGEEEDNSDAVWTMGVQAQADEKGDIDREKLPTLVLPVDQKVTINLQSRDVIHSFWIIDFLYKKDMFLGKDNTWSFTPTRVGEYDGKCAELCGEYHSMMLFNVKVVEQAEYDDYIQSLREEGNTGDINDAYDRLSNLPGTGASTDSEEEE